The stretch of DNA GTACCGAGGAGACGGGCGGTTCATTCTCAAGGAGATCAGAATCCCCACGCAGgaattcatgcatgcatgcagaaAAGACGGGCGCTTGAAGCTGCATATTATCCAGTCCGACGATGAAATCCCCGACGAGGATGAAGACGAGGAAGACAACATAGATATCCTCGATGATGACACCACCGAGGATGACGAAGAAGTAGGAGATCAcgatgatgataatgataatgatgcaGAATCCATTCAGGAATTTTAGGATTTATTTTGCTGCAATTTCAAGATTTTCCAAAAtccaaactttaatttatttttgcattaatgatttccatttattttcttttttgcatGCATCACTGCAAACAAGAAAAATTTGGCCCCCTGGTTCTGCTGAAATTGCAAATAAGCATGCAGGGTGTAAATGCAAATGCATATATAGATGTtctaatctttttatttttttttatttttttttcaaaatttcttcatgaatttgcttaatattttttttaaattttttgaatttacaGATCTTGTTGCAGCAAGTCAGCAACGTCCTGGACTGTGCTGAATAAGaattaatttcttttacaaaacatGTGGATAATACTGCAGccattttatttacaaaatatcaAAGATAAACGAATTCAAGTCATTCAGCACATTGGTAACTTCCCAAGAATTCAAACTTGGAACACTCAAATTGAGATGGCTAATCTACGACTTTCCAAAGTCAATTATCCATGCCGAACAGGAATTGAGGAAATAATAGAGCAATGGTCACATGCATATATGAAGTCTAAGAGACATGAGATTTGGTGGctactttttatttaaaaatttgaactaactttaaatgttattagttctcattatgtttattttatagtttccatgcatgtttttaattaatatttgcaaCTCTTCAATTTTACTTAATTGTCTATTTAAACAAGTTCaagtttaaatattattaaaagcctttgagtttgagttatattataggcaaaagggtcaaataagtctATGTAttaccattgattgttcattCAGCACCAGGCCATTAtattcctaattatttttcatctagcatttttagcctatttctaacaagtaacccatctaatttgatgacatgtaaaaataaaattagaaaaaatgatgacatgttatttatatggatgatTTCTAgttttctaccctatttcattaatgaaaaataataatttcttgcaatgaaatagggtagaaataaaaattgcgaatgctatataaagttttaactatagtgtatgtatagcggggtattcactatcggcaatgagatttcatggaaatcgatatatgaaaattaaattatttttataataacttaaagatattgtattgggtaaaattttaaaaataaattaatatatatttttagataattgaataacttaagatattgtatttttggatgatttcttgtaATGAAATTggatagaaatcaaagttgctatataaagtttcaattacagtgtactgtgtataTATAGCAGGCTATTCAGTGTCGTTCCACAATGAGAtcccatgaaaatcgatatatgcaaattaaattattttttaaaaaaaataatttaatttgcatatatcaattttcatggaatttcattgccgaacgactttgaataccccactatacatatacagtagttggttgtagcttttaggtacacgcaaatacccggagtattccggggttatcgatccacagggaatggttggtcaagcactaactcggattgattcttgtgaagctagttcgacAATAACATGGTTAtaacaacaaaactaaataacaaaaataaaaacaacaaatgaagagagatatattagatgcaacatatgtaaggatatggatcgggtcaatatctatcatgtgtcaaacaaatgtagaaaagaagttttatcccttgtgaatggaggaaatgcactaaagtccccggtgccactctcgtgatctacccgagtgtgccaaaccgcaagttatctactctcgtagtctacaagcgaggctcgttttaaagatcctaagcaaatcaacattcccaaacccaagttaatcctacaagttgtgagggggtagcctaaactaacctctagattccaacacgctgtcacccgtgaaggaaccgttttggctaacttctaaattccaacccgctctcgccagtgaaggaaccgaagattagccgagaaatccccctacaatttatcaagctctcgcattgtataaatcataggtgtggcaagagtgttctagtcatgcccgattctcaccgtgacacaacaacaaacaagcatgtaattggatccaataatcacacacttttaataacaagtcttgcacacaacaactcatagaagctaaactaacaattcataataaataagaacaaacaacaatctagacataaacACAATCTATAATCCAAATAAATTAAGAACAAGCATCTAGATACAAGATTAATTCAAGATAAGTAAAGGAAAAGAGGGAAAGAAATTCTCATCGCTTTCTCCTCGGTCCAACGGTTGAAGCTCCTAATCTTGCATCATCtctcttcttattacaaaataaatcctaatctactcctacactactaaacaatcctcacttggaggtctacattttGAAAGGAGTAGAAAAGGAttaaagagagaaaagggactaatctaatatgaaaattggatattgaagaatggagaaatgaggggtatttatagttgggcaaaggcaggggcaaaattggaatttggactgcagaattctcgcgcatggtcaacgattttcgccgcggcgagcctaattctcgccgcggcgaaagtgcTGAAATCTTGGCAGTGTGTAAAttgacaataggcgtctgtttcaggACGCAGACAGACACCTATTGTCCTCCTCCAGAAATTCTGCACAATcttccactttctctttttgcttttggctccatgttttatgcatctttttgccttctttcatttgtcttttgcttcccactcatcacatcattccaccaaatcatgtcttccacctacttggtgcaattaaatatacacatacaaaacaagattataaatgccactacaaaatattaatattatgctcaattatcaaatcttcatcatctttggtcaaataataattatttatcacaatgaagaaattcaatattattaagaacataatattaatatttagtggtagaaatggatttaaatatggggtaaaaatatgaCTAAATATACTCTTATCAGTAGTGCAGTACAgtataattaaaacattatatagcaattttgatttctatccTATTttattgcaagaaatcattttcttcattaatgaaatatggtaaaatcatccaaaacatttatataaataacatgtcatcatttttttattattttatttttcaatgtcaattagatgggttactcgTTAGAAATAgactaaaaatgctagatgaaaaaataattaagggtATAATAGCCTAGATtgaccatattttaatttatggtaCTGAATGAAGAATATTACATggatctatttgaccctttttgcctatattatattgttgcgTTCTTCTCATTCCTCTTGTCATAAATCAATTATCGAACCAACACATGCGAGATTATCTCATAGAATGCAGATAACAATACAATATGTAGTAAAGGTTAacataattttattcaaaacatttaattaaataatttacaaCATATGATGGATCAAACTGAAAAAATTGCAATAAGCAAGAACCATATATAAACAACAACAATTGACGATAAAACCGGCTTTCTTAGGGCTGCCTTTGTTACTATTACGATTATGATGGTGAGCTCCAGCAGCCGCGTAAAATGGGATCATGGAGGCGCTGCCGCCGTGAGTTTCAGGCGTCTTGTCGTCACCGCGCCCATACCCACCGAATCCACGCCCGTGACTACCACTAATGTGCCCGCCGCCGTGACCACCACCTCCACCGTGcccaccgccgccgccaccgGCACCGCGTCTATTAATTGCCACTAATTTCTCATTCTTTACCTTATCGTCGCTTCGTTTCTCGGTGTATCCTTCATTTTGAGCATCACCTATACAATAATCAATAAacaaattttaactattaagATATGATCTGATCGCCAAAAATCTTGTGCTCACGGCATAGTTGTGACTTCTCAAATGAAAAATCTCATGATCTGATCATATTAATTAGAAACAACTAacattgtaaatatttaataatataattaacctCACCTCGGTTATACAACCAACAACCTTATAAATATTTAGTAACATAATTACCATCGATCGTACAACAAACAACGTTATAAAGAAGTGTATATGAACTCGAAAACTTACATGGAACCTGGGAGGGAGTTACAGTGTGAAGAAGAATCAAGAACAATAGCATGCTCTTCATCTATCAATCCTTGTTTGTTACTCTTGTGTTATAATTTCTGATCACAGATTATATTTTAGCTTTCACCTTTTTATGTTTGAAACCTTAACACCAAAgcaaagtattatatatattcccatGATTTTCTCTCTTGTCGGAATGTTTCTTTACGAGGAAACCCTGTTGAACCTTTAATTTACCCCTAAAGTCTAGAAGATGTAtgaatgacaatatatataatgatgatcTAATCTCTTTGCTTAATTAATGACTAAGACCAAGATTTATCTCATTAATTGAAACTTAAATCTCTGATACGATCCCAAATTGGATACATAAGAGATTGTAAAGTGGTACTTAAATTGGGGTCACTTAATTAGAAATTAGCTTTTGTATGTGGTAGTGGATCGGAGTTAAGTCTTGACTTTAGTGATAACACAATGTTAGTTACTTTTGTTGAGAGGGTATGGTAAAGGACTACTTGAAGAATTGATCCTATCATTAATGAGAGGCTGGCAGTGCTTGGTGGGAAAGAACTATtctacttgaaaaattaatcgGCGAATTTTAACTCACATTGAGATAATGGTCTATTTGGAAGGAAATTCATGCAACAAGCtaagttaaatttgaaagtctTCTACCCTTTGCAATTTATTCATCGGTCTATTTTGTCCTAACTTCATAACtattaaaaagacaaaaagactcaaaaaaaaaaaaagaaaaaaagaaaaaaaaaagattcaagTCTAAAGTTCTCACCCAACTACCCCTTTTATTGACTTATGAACCCTAGAACGATGAGGTACTGTACAGTAGTACGGATGTTGAATTTGAAGTAAGGCCAATCAATGGtccaataaaataaatttttgcataCTTTTGTACGATAAATGTTTAGTCTCTCTTATTAATGATATTATATTAGTTGTATATATTGACTTGTAATTTGGTGACTATATGAATttaatatattcaacaattgtAAAGTTATAGAGTTGTAATAATTTGGAGCAATTCTATTAGGATTTTTTATTTAAGTCCGTCAATTATAGATAACCTAGGCGAGCTTATGTATGCCGATAGGCTTCACCCTTTTTCTCATAAATGAAAGAGTTGTAATAATTCTATTATTgaataagaaattattatttaaagtaaatattaatttcttaattatatttagaacAGGACAACTATATACCTTTAaaaaaagggtcacacttgtatgagaccgtctcacggatccttattcgtgagacgggtcaggtcgggtcaaagcaccatgcaaatgtcatacttatatgtgcaaatctcacacttatatgctcaaatataacactaatcaaaaatacaatttttgttacttataagagaaaaagtaatacatttttcataataagtaatgttgacaagtgcttctcacttataagggcaaatataa from Ipomoea triloba cultivar NCNSP0323 chromosome 7, ASM357664v1 encodes:
- the LOC116024552 gene encoding protein no-on-transient A-like, yielding MKSMLLFLILLHTVTPSQVPCDAQNEGYTEKRSDDKVKNEKLVAINRRGAGGGGGGHGGGGGHGGGHISGSHGRGFGGYGRGDDKTPETHGGSASMIPFYAAAGAHHHNRNSNKGSPKKAGFIVNCCCLYMVLAYCNFFSLIHHML